Proteins from a single region of Hordeum vulgare subsp. vulgare chromosome 6H, MorexV3_pseudomolecules_assembly, whole genome shotgun sequence:
- the LOC123403381 gene encoding uncharacterized protein LOC123403381, with translation MRTVLFMAKTEFLKLHEEPDWNFIIAKQDQIAFLFGVDDHWGPLTHLEEISRHAPGVALSIEKEGHTHGYCCREAGSFWVADYAADLIKNRMLVRDS, from the exons ATGCGCACTGTGcttttcatggcaaagacagagTTCCTAAAG cttcatgaagaaccAGACTGGAATTTCATCATAGCAAAGCAGGACCAAATTGCTTTTTTGTTTGGTGTGGATGATCACTGGGGCCCACTGACTCACTTAGAAGAG ATCTCAAGGCATGCTCCGGGGGTTGCCCTGTCAATAGAGAAAGAGGGTCACACACATGGCTACTGTTGCAGGGAGGCTGGATCCTTCTGGGTTGCTGACTACGCCGCGGACTTGATTAAAAATCGGATGCTCGTTAGAGATAGCTGA